In Nitratiruptor sp. YY09-18, a single window of DNA contains:
- the tuf gene encoding elongation factor Tu produces MAKEKFVKTKPHVNIGTIGHVDHGKTTLTAAITAVLAEKGYAEKRDYDQIDNAPEERERGITIATSHVEYETDKRHYAHVDCPGHADYVKNMITGAAQMDGAILVVSAADGPMPQTREHILLARQVGVPYIVVFLNKEDMVDDPELLELVEMEVRELLNEYDFPGDDVPVIAGSALKALEEAKAGQLGEWSEKILKLMDAVDEYIPTPERDIDKPFLMPIEDVFSISGRGTVVTGRIERGVVKVGDEIEIVGLRPTQKTTVTGVEMFRKELDQGEAGDNVGVLLRGTKKEEVERGQVLAQPGTITPHTKFEAEIYVLTKEEGGRHTPFFSGYRPQFYVRTTDVTGTITLPEGVEMVMPGDNVKINAELIAPIALEEGTRFAIREGGRTVGAGVVSKIIE; encoded by the coding sequence ATGGCAAAAGAAAAGTTCGTCAAAACTAAGCCGCACGTCAACATCGGTACTATCGGACACGTTGACCACGGTAAAACTACACTTACTGCTGCGATTACTGCAGTTCTAGCAGAAAAAGGTTACGCAGAAAAAAGAGATTATGATCAAATCGACAATGCACCAGAAGAGAGAGAAAGAGGTATCACTATCGCTACTTCTCACGTTGAGTATGAAACAGACAAGAGACACTATGCACACGTAGACTGTCCAGGTCACGCTGACTACGTTAAAAACATGATTACTGGTGCAGCGCAAATGGATGGTGCTATTCTTGTTGTTTCTGCAGCAGATGGTCCTATGCCACAAACTCGTGAGCACATCCTTCTTGCACGCCAAGTTGGTGTTCCTTACATCGTAGTATTCTTGAACAAAGAAGATATGGTTGATGATCCAGAGCTTCTTGAACTTGTTGAAATGGAAGTTCGTGAACTTCTTAACGAATATGATTTTCCAGGAGATGATGTTCCTGTAATTGCAGGTTCTGCTCTTAAAGCTTTGGAAGAAGCAAAAGCTGGACAACTCGGTGAATGGAGCGAAAAAATCCTCAAGCTTATGGATGCTGTTGATGAGTACATCCCAACTCCTGAGCGCGATATCGATAAGCCATTCTTGATGCCAATCGAAGACGTTTTCTCAATCTCTGGACGTGGTACGGTTGTTACTGGTAGAATTGAAAGAGGTGTCGTAAAAGTTGGTGATGAAATCGAGATCGTAGGCCTTCGCCCAACACAAAAAACAACAGTAACTGGCGTTGAGATGTTTAGAAAAGAGCTTGACCAAGGTGAAGCTGGTGACAATGTTGGTGTACTTCTAAGAGGTACTAAAAAAGAAGAGGTAGAAAGAGGTCAAGTTCTTGCGCAACCAGGAACAATTACACCACATACTAAATTTGAAGCTGAAATTTACGTACTTACAAAAGAGGAAGGTGGACGCCATACTCCATTCTTCAGCGGTTATAGACCACAATTCTACGTACGTACAACTGACGTAACTGGTACAATTACATTGCCAGAGGGCGTTGAAATGGTTATGCCTGGTGACAACGTAAAAATCAACGCTGAGCTTATCGCACCAATCGCACTTGAAGAGGGTACGAGATTTGCTATCCGTGAGGGTGGTAGAACTGTTGGTGCAGGTGTTGTAAGTAAAATCATCGAATAA
- the rpmG gene encoding 50S ribosomal protein L33, with the protein MRDIIHLACEKCGRRNYHTTKNKKTHPEKFEIKKYCKFCKQHTVHKEAKL; encoded by the coding sequence ATGAGAGATATCATTCACTTGGCATGCGAAAAGTGTGGAAGGAGAAACTACCACACGACAAAAAACAAAAAAACGCATCCTGAAAAGTTTGAAATAAAAAAATATTGCAAGTTTTGTAAACAACACACAGTGCATAAAGAGGCAAAACTTTAA
- the secE gene encoding preprotein translocase subunit SecE has product MEKLIQYIHDARVELQKVIFPTKEQVKNAYIAVFVVVTIVALFLALVDGTMSFILSHIM; this is encoded by the coding sequence ATGGAAAAACTTATTCAATATATTCATGATGCAAGAGTAGAGTTACAAAAAGTTATTTTTCCAACAAAAGAGCAAGTCAAAAATGCATATATTGCAGTTTTTGTTGTGGTAACAATAGTTGCCCTCTTTTTAGCACTTGTTGATGGAACTATGTCGTTTATTCTCTCACATATAATGTAA
- the nusG gene encoding transcription termination/antitermination protein NusG translates to MAHKWYAIQVYAGSEKAVKTAIENLVKEQHLEDKIKEVVVPTEDVIEVKNGKKKITERSVYPGYVFANIDLDTDLWQKIQSLPKVSRFIGESKKPTPISEDDVKKILEKAQKKGAPKPKISYEPGEMVRITEGPFANFTGVVEEYDMEHGKLKLNVSIFGRSTPVEILYTQVEKII, encoded by the coding sequence ATGGCACATAAATGGTATGCAATTCAAGTCTATGCTGGAAGTGAAAAAGCTGTAAAAACTGCAATCGAAAACTTGGTAAAAGAGCAGCATCTCGAAGACAAAATCAAAGAAGTCGTTGTGCCAACTGAAGATGTGATTGAAGTGAAAAACGGCAAAAAAAAGATTACTGAAAGAAGTGTCTATCCTGGATATGTCTTTGCAAATATAGATCTCGATACTGATCTATGGCAAAAGATCCAAAGTCTTCCAAAGGTATCGCGATTTATAGGTGAATCAAAAAAACCGACACCAATTAGTGAAGATGATGTAAAGAAGATTTTGGAAAAAGCACAGAAAAAAGGTGCTCCAAAACCAAAAATATCTTATGAGCCTGGAGAGATGGTGCGCATCACTGAAGGCCCATTTGCAAACTTTACGGGTGTTGTAGAAGAGTATGACATGGAGCATGGAAAACTCAAACTCAATGTCTCTATCTTTGGTCGAAGCACACCAGTAGAGATTCTCTATACACAAGTAGAGAAAATAATCTAA
- the rplK gene encoding 50S ribosomal protein L11 produces the protein MAKKIVDQFKLQIPAGKANPSPPVGPALGQRGVNIMEFCKAFNEKTKDMMGFNIPVVITVYSDRSFTFITKQPPATDLIKKAAGIQKGSDNPLKNKVGKITQAQLEEIAKTKMPDLNTEDIEAAKRIIAGSCRSMGVEIVD, from the coding sequence ATGGCTAAAAAGATCGTAGACCAGTTCAAATTACAAATACCTGCAGGAAAAGCTAACCCATCGCCTCCTGTTGGTCCAGCTCTTGGTCAGCGTGGTGTAAATATTATGGAATTTTGTAAAGCTTTCAATGAAAAAACAAAAGATATGATGGGATTTAACATCCCTGTTGTTATCACTGTCTATAGTGACAGAAGCTTTACATTTATTACAAAGCAGCCACCAGCAACTGACCTTATCAAAAAAGCTGCTGGTATCCAAAAAGGTAGTGACAACCCACTTAAAAACAAAGTAGGGAAGATCACACAAGCACAGCTTGAAGAAATAGCTAAAACAAAAATGCCAGACCTCAACACTGAAGATATAGAAGCAGCAAAACGAATTATTGCTGGAAGCTGTAGAAGTATGGGTGTAGAGATTGTAGATTGA
- the rplA gene encoding 50S ribosomal protein L1: MAKKHSKRYQELLNKIEKGKLYSVQEAVEKVKDLKSAKFDETVELALRLGVDPRHADQMVRGSVVLPHGTGKTVRVAVFAKGAKADEAKECGADIVGAEDLVEEIQNGNINFDIAIATPDMMGLVGKIGRILGPKGLMPNPKTGTVTMDVCKAVKNAKAGQVNFRVDKKGNIHAGIGKASFSPEALKENLEAFVAQINKLKPAAAKGRYIRHAALSLTMSPAVELNTQELMDIKA; this comes from the coding sequence ATGGCAAAAAAACATTCAAAAAGATATCAAGAACTTTTAAACAAAATTGAAAAAGGTAAACTCTACTCAGTTCAAGAGGCAGTAGAGAAAGTAAAAGATTTAAAATCAGCAAAATTTGATGAAACAGTTGAACTTGCTTTGAGACTTGGAGTAGATCCAAGACATGCTGATCAGATGGTAAGAGGATCAGTTGTGTTGCCACACGGGACAGGTAAAACTGTGCGCGTTGCAGTTTTTGCAAAAGGTGCAAAAGCAGATGAAGCAAAAGAGTGTGGCGCAGATATCGTTGGAGCAGAAGATTTAGTAGAAGAGATTCAAAACGGAAACATCAACTTCGATATTGCTATTGCAACACCAGATATGATGGGTCTTGTTGGTAAAATTGGTAGAATTTTGGGACCAAAAGGCCTTATGCCAAACCCTAAAACTGGCACAGTAACTATGGATGTTTGTAAAGCTGTAAAAAATGCGAAAGCAGGACAGGTAAACTTCAGAGTTGATAAAAAAGGGAATATCCACGCAGGAATTGGCAAAGCAAGCTTCTCACCAGAAGCATTGAAAGAGAACCTTGAAGCATTTGTCGCACAGATTAATAAACTCAAACCTGCTGCTGCAAAAGGAAGATATATCCGCCATGCAGCATTGTCACTCACTATGAGTCCAGCAGTTGAGCTCAATACACAAGAGCTTATGGATATCAAAGCGTAA
- the rplJ gene encoding 50S ribosomal protein L10: MTRSQKEEVVAYLTEEFKNAAAIVDCDYKGMTVPQLEALRKQARHKGLKVRVVKNTLAMIALKNNGIEDFELRDTNVLVWGSDLVDLAKTVTDFAKENKDTFKIKQGYFEGEVADAAKIEAYSKLPSKEELLGMLLSVWTAPLRNLLYVWNAPKQNFVTVLENIRQQKES; this comes from the coding sequence TTGACACGCAGCCAAAAGGAAGAGGTCGTTGCCTACCTCACAGAAGAGTTTAAAAATGCAGCTGCGATTGTAGACTGTGACTACAAAGGTATGACTGTCCCTCAGCTCGAAGCGTTGCGTAAGCAAGCTAGACATAAGGGACTCAAAGTACGTGTAGTCAAGAATACACTCGCAATGATCGCACTAAAAAATAACGGTATCGAAGATTTCGAACTCCGCGATACCAATGTACTAGTGTGGGGGAGTGACCTTGTTGATCTTGCAAAGACAGTTACTGACTTTGCAAAAGAGAACAAAGATACTTTCAAGATCAAACAGGGTTACTTTGAAGGTGAAGTTGCTGATGCTGCCAAAATTGAAGCATACAGTAAGCTCCCAAGCAAAGAAGAGCTTCTTGGAATGCTTCTATCTGTTTGGACAGCTCCGTTGCGCAATCTCCTCTATGTGTGGAATGCGCCTAAACAAAACTTTGTTACAGTTTTAGAAAATATCCGACAACAAAAAGAAAGCTAA
- the rplL gene encoding 50S ribosomal protein L7/L12, with translation MACTREDVIEYISNLSVLELSELVKEFEEKFGVSAQPTVVAGAVAGGGAEGGAAAEEKSEFDVVLTDAGPKKINTIKVIRQVTGLGLKEAKEAAENTPTTIKEGVSKEEAEELKKQFEEAGAKVEIK, from the coding sequence ATGGCTTGTACAAGAGAAGATGTAATCGAATATATCTCAAATCTTAGCGTATTGGAACTTAGTGAACTTGTAAAAGAATTCGAAGAGAAATTTGGTGTAAGTGCTCAACCAACTGTAGTTGCTGGTGCAGTTGCTGGTGGTGGCGCTGAAGGTGGTGCTGCAGCAGAAGAAAAAAGTGAATTTGATGTAGTACTTACTGATGCTGGTCCTAAGAAAATCAACACAATTAAAGTAATTAGACAAGTAACTGGTCTTGGACTCAAAGAGGCTAAAGAAGCTGCAGAAAACACACCAACTACAATCAAAGAAGGTGTGAGCAAAGAAGAAGCTGAAGAGCTCAAAAAACAATTCGAAGAAGCTGGCGCTAAAGTAGAAATAAAATAA